A single window of Cheilinus undulatus linkage group 12, ASM1832078v1, whole genome shotgun sequence DNA harbors:
- the LOC121518941 gene encoding cytochrome c oxidase subunit 7B, mitochondrial codes for MYRFAKAAVNITSQASRQVRHSSSVNPEFHAKYGNGLMIGGAVFCTAVWSYVLTQTGITWNFSPVGKVMPKEWREPESEE; via the exons ATGTACCGGTTCGctaaagctgctgtaaacatcacAA GTCAGGCCTCCAGACAGGTGAGGCATTCATCCAGCGTCAACCCAGAATTCCACGCCAAGTACGGCAATGGGTTGATGATCGGTGGAGCCGTCTTCTGCACAGCTGTGTGGTCATAC GTGCTGACTCAGACTGGCATCACCTGGAATTTCTCACCTGTTGGAAAGGTCATGCCTAAAGAGTGGAGAGAGCCTGAGTCTGAGGAGTGA
- the pgk1 gene encoding phosphoglycerate kinase 1, translating into MSLSNKLTLDKVDVKGKRVIMRVDFNVPMKDKQITNNQRVKAAIPSIQHCLDNGAKSVVLMSHLGRPDGNFMPEKYSLEPVAAELKSLLGKDVTFLKDCVGPEVEAACADPATGSVILLENLRFHVAEEGKGKDASGNKTKASQEQIDSFRASLSKLGDIYVNDAFGTAHRAHSSMVGVNLPQRAAGFLMKKELDYFAMALEKPQRPFLAILGGAKVKDKIQLINNMLDKVDDMIIGGGMAFTFLKVINNMEIGTSLYDEEGAAIVKDLMAKAEKNKVKITLPVDFVTADKFDEKATTGTATVADGIPAGWMGLDCGPESSKANAEVVGRAKQIVWNGPLGVFEWDNFAKGTKSLMDKVVEVTSKGCITIIGGGDTATCCAKWNTEDKVSHVSTGGGASLELLEGKVLPGVEALSNV; encoded by the exons ATGTCTCTGTCCAACAAACTCACCCTGGACAAGGTGGACGTCAAGGGGAAGAGAGTCATTATGAG GGTTGACTTCAACGTTCCAATGAAGGACAAGCAGATCACAAACAACCAGAG GGTCAAAGCAGCCATTCCCAGCATCCAGCACTGCCTGGACAATGGGGCCAAATCTGTGGTCCTGATGAGCCATCTGGGCCGCCCTGACGGAAACTTCATGCCAGAGAAATACTCCCTGGAGCCCGTCGCTGCTGAGCTCAAGAGCCTGCTGGGGAA GGACGTCACCTTCCTGAAGGACTGCGTGGGTCCGGAGGTGGAAGCCGCCTGTGCTGATCCCGCCACCGGATCCGTCATCCTGCTGGAGAACCTCCGCTTCCACGTGGCCGAGGAGGGGAAGGGCAAGGATGCCTCTGGAAACAAG ACCAAAGCTTCCCAGGAGCAGATCGACTCCTTCAGGGCATCTCTGTCCAAACTGGGAGACATTTACGTCAACGATGCTTTCGGCACGGCTCACAGAGCCCACAG CTCCATGGTGGGAGTGAACCTTCCTCAGAGGGCAGCCGGTTTCCTGATGAAGAAGGAGCTGGACTACTTCGCCATGGCTCTGGAGAAACCTCAGAGGCCTTTCCTGGCCATCCTCGGAGG AGCGAAGGTGAAAGATAAGATCCAGCTGATCAACAACATGTTGGATAAAGTCGATGACATGATCATCGGCGGCGGCATGGCCTTCACCTTCCTCAAAGTCATCAACAACATGGAG ATCGGCACCTCCCTGTACGATGAGGAGGGAGCCGCCATCGTTAAGGACCTGATGGCCAAAGCAGAGAAGAACAAAGTCAAGATCACACTGCCCGTCGACTTCGTCACCGCCGACAAGTTTGACGAGAAAGCCACTACAGGAACCGCAACCGTCGCTGATGGCATCCCTGCCGGCTGGATG GGTTTGGACTGTGGACCAGAGAGCTCTAAGGCCAATGCTGAGGTGGTTGGCAGGGCCAAGCAGATTGTGTGGAATGGCCCCTTGGGTGTGTTTGAGTGGGACAACTTTGCTAAAGGGACGAAGAGCCTGATGGACAAAGTGGTGGAGGTGACCTCAAAAGGCTGCATCACAATCATTG GTGGCGGCGACACTGCGACCTGCTGCGCCAAGTGGAACACAGAAGACAAGGTCAGCCATGTGAGCACAGGGGGCGGAGCCAGTCTGGAGCTGCTGGAGG GTAAAGTCCTGCCAGGTGTGGAGGCACTGAGCAACGTCTAA